The window CTGGTGCTCCTCGCCCCCACCGGAGCGCCCCGGCGGCACCGGCTGCTCCGCCAGGCCGCGGGCTTCGTGGCGGACATCCCCCTGGAGGACTGGAGGCTGGTCCCGGTGGTGGCGCAGGCGTACCTCCGCGCCGGGCCGCTCCGGGTGTGGCGCACCTGGCGCCAGGGGACCGCCCACGACCCGCTCCCGCTCGTTCCCAGCGTCCGTGCGCCCTCGCTCGTGGTGGTGGGCCGCCGCGACCCGGTGGT of the Longimicrobiaceae bacterium genome contains:
- a CDS encoding alpha/beta hydrolase, with the translated sequence LVLLAPTGAPRRHRLLRQAAGFVADIPLEDWRLVPVVAQAYLRAGPLRVWRTWRQGTAHDPLPLVPSVRAPSLVVVGRRDPVVARDFAEALARGLPGEGRVAWIEGAAHAAHFGRPDAFNGAVLDFVAGLPPADAHFPG